One stretch of Vicia villosa cultivar HV-30 ecotype Madison, WI unplaced genomic scaffold, Vvil1.0 ctg.001020F_1_1, whole genome shotgun sequence DNA includes these proteins:
- the LOC131632768 gene encoding pentatricopeptide repeat-containing protein At4g14050, mitochondrial-like, with amino-acid sequence MSFSHSHSALALKSQLFSLARKNPFITKKLHAQIIKSGLNQHEPFPKTLIDAYGKCGLLQDALKLFDALPHRDHVAWATVLSACNLSNLPYKALSISRSILNEGLQPDHFVFSSLIKACANLGGGYIKQGKQLHARFLLSPYSEDDVVKSSLVDMYAKFELPDYGRAVFDSIFMLNSISWTAMISGYARSGRKVEALGLFQKSPFKNLYAWTALISGLVQSGNATDALYLFVEMRREGVSITDPLVLSSVVGACANSAVWELGKQMHCVVIILGYESCLFISNALVDMYAKCSDLVAAKYIFCEMRRKDVVSWTSIIVGTAQHGLAEEALALYDDMVLAGVKPNEVTFVGLIYACSHVGLVSKGRALFKSMVQDFGIRPSLQHYTCLLDLFSRSGHLDDAENLIRTMPVKPDEPTWAALLSACKQHGNINMAVRIADNLLNLKPEDPSSYILLSNVYAGAGMWENVSKVRKLMMVKEVKKEPGYSSIDLGKESQVFYAGEASQPMKDEILGLMRKLDAEMRKRGYVPDTSSVLHDMDQQEKERQLFWHSERLAVAYGLLKAVPGTTIRIVKNLRVCGDCHTVLKLISTITSREIYVRDLKRYHHFKDGNCSCNDFW; translated from the coding sequence ATGTCATTCTCTCACTCTCACAGTGCACTTGCACTCAAATCTCAACTCTTCTCCTTAGCACGTAAGAACCCATTCATTACAAAGAAACTCCACGCACAAATCATCAAATCTGGTCTCAACCAACACGAACCCTTCCCCAAAACTCTCATTGACGCATACGGCAAATGTGGTCTCCTTCAAGATGCACTTAAGCTGTTCGACGCATTGCCTCACCGAGACCATGTTGCTTGGGCTACTGTCCTTTCCGCTTGCAACCTCTCCAACCTCCCATACAAAGCTTTATCTATCTCGCGTTCCATTCTCAATGAAGGGTTGCAGCCAGACCACTTTGTTTTCTCTTCCCTCATCAAGGCTTGTGCTAACTTGGGTGGTGGTTATATCAAGCAAGGGAAACAACTCCATGCTCGTTTCTTGCTTTCACCTTACTCTGAAGATGATGTTGTTAAGTCTTCGCTTGTTGATATGTATGCGAAATTCGAGTTGCCTGATTATGGGCGTGCTGTTTTTGATTCGATTTTTATGTTGAATTCGATTTCTTGGACTGCGATGATATCTGGGTATGCGCGAAGTGGACGGAAGGTTGAGGCTTTAGGATTGTTTCAGAAATCTCCGTTTAAGAATTTGTATGCTTGGACTGCTTTGATATCTGGGTTGGTTCAGAGTGGGAATGCAACTGATGCGCTTTACTTGTTTGTTGAGATGAGGCGTGAAGGGGTTAGTATTACTGACCCTTTAGTTCTTTCGAGTGTGGTTGGTGCTTGTGCTAATTCAGCTGTTTGGGAGCTTGGAAAACAGATGCATTGTGTAGTCATAATCCTTGGCTATGAGTCTTGTTTGTTTATAAGTAATGCACTTGTAGATATGTATGCCAAATGCAGTGACCTTGTTGCTGCTAAATATATATTCTGTGAGATGAGAAGAAAGGATGTTGTTTCTTGGACTTCGATAATTGTTGGCACGGCTCAGCATGGGCTGGCTGAGGAGGCCTTGGCTTTGTATGATGACATGGTTTTGGCTGGGGTTAAGCCAAATGAGGTGACTTTTGTTGGGTTGATCTATGCCTGCAGTCATGTTGGTCTAGTTAGCAAGGGTCGTGCTTTGTTCAAGTCTATGGTTCAAGATTTTGGAATTCGGCCGTCTTTGCAGCACTATACTTGTTTGCTAGATCTTTTTAGTCGATCGGGACACCTTGACGATGCAGAGAATCTCATCAGAACAATGCCGGTCAAACCTGATGAACCAACTTGGGCTGCATTACTCAGTGCTTGTAAGCAGCATGGTAACATTAACATGGCAGTTAGAATTGCTGATAATCTATTGAACTTAAAACCAGAGGACCCTTCCAGCTATATATTGTTATCTAATGTATATGCCGGAGCTGGTATGTGGGAGAATGTTTCAAAGGTTCGGAAGTTAATGATGGTCAAGGAAGTTAAAAAAGAGCCAGGTTATAGCTCCATTGACTTGGGAAAGGAAAGCCAGGTGTTTTATGCCGGAGAGGCATCTCAACCCATGAAAGATGAGATTCTAGGTTTGATGAGAAAATTAGATGCAGAAATGAGGAAAAGGGGTTATGTTCCTGATACTAGCTCAGTTTTACATGACATGGATCAACAAGAGAAGGAGAGACAACTTTTTTGGCATAGTGAGAGATTGGCTGTGGCCTACGGGCTTCTCAAGGCTGTTCCGGGGACTACTATACGTATAGTGAAAAATCTTCGTGTTTGTGGAGATTGTCACACTGTGCTGAAGCTCATCAGCACTATAACAAGTAGGGAAATTTATGTTCGGGATCTCAAAAGATATCACCATTTTAAGGATGGGAATTGTTCATGCAATGACTTCTGGTGA
- the LOC131632767 gene encoding probable acyl-activating enzyme 16, chloroplastic isoform X2, with protein sequence MSLACSRSSLGMMAIGAINVVRGSRSSVEELLQIYNHSESVALAVDNPEMFNQIAKPFYLKTSIRFIILLWGEKSNLVSEGNKEVPIYTFMEVVHFGRESRRALSESHDARQQHKFETIKSDDIATLVYTSGTTGNPKGVMLTHQNLLHQIKHLSDVVPTKVGDRLLSMLPPWHAYERACEYFIFSRGLEYIYTTVRNLKDDLGLYQPHLMVSVPLVFETLYSGIMKQISTSSLIRKHVALTFTRVSLRYMECKRVYEGKCLTRNQKSPSYLYAVLDWLWARIMAAILYPVHMLANKLVYSKIRSTIGISTAAISGGGSLPSHVDKFFEAIGVNLQNGYGLTETSPVIAARRLGCDVIGSVGYPLKHTEFKVVDSETGEVLPPGSKGILKVKGPQLMKGYYKNPSATNRAIDKDGWLDTGDIGWIAPRHSIGRSRNSGGVIVVEGRAKDTIVLSSGENVEPGELEEASMRSNFIQQIVVIGQDKRRLGAVIVPNKEEILKAARELSIIDSNSSDVSQEKVTKLIYNELKTWTSGFPFQIGPILLVNDPFTIDNGLLTPTMKIRRDRIMAQYKDQIENIYK encoded by the exons ATGTCGCTGGCTTGTAGCAGATCAAG TCTAGGCATGATGGCAATTGGAGCAATCAATGTGGTAAGAGGTTCAAGGTCATCAGTAGAAGAACTTCTGCAAATATACAACCACTCTGAAAGTGTTGCACTAGCTGTGGACAATCCTGAAATGTTTAATCAGATTGCAAAACCATTTTATTTGAAAACTTCTATTAGATTTATTATTCTACTATGGGGAGAAAAATCAAACCTTGTCAGTGAAGGAAACAAAGAGGTTCCAATCTATACATTCATGGAAGTCGTACATTTCGGGCGAGAAAGTCGCAGGGCATTGTCTGAGTCTCATGATGCAA GACAACAGCATAAGTTTGAAACAATAAAATCTGATGACATCGCTACTCTTGTGTACACAAGTGGTACTACTGGAAATCCGAAAGGTGTTATGCTAACCCATCAAAATCTTTTGCATCAG ATCAAACACTTATCAGATGTTGTACCTACTAAAGTTGGGGATAGATTACTAAGTATGTTGCCTCCCTGGCATGCATATGAAAGAGCTTGCGAGTATTTCATTTTCTCGCGCGGTCTTGAATATATTTACACTACTGTCAGAAACTTGAAG GATGATTTGGGACTTTATCAGCCACATTTGATGGTTTCTGTTCCTTTAGTTTTTGAAACTTTGTACAG TGGGATAATGAAGCAGATATCTACAAGCTCACTTATTAGAAAGCATGTCGCTCTGACATTCACAAGGGTCAGCTTAAGATACATGGAATGTAAACGAGTTTATGAG GgtaaatgtttaacaaggaatcAGAAATCACCTTCATATCTCTATGCAGTATTGGATTGGCTATGGGCAAGAATTATGGCTGCAATATTATATCCAGTACATATGCTGGCAAATAAACTGGTTTACAGCAAAATTCGTTCAACCATTGGAATATCAACG GCTGCAATAAGTGGTGGGGGTAGCTTACCTTCTCATGTCGACAAATTTTTTGAG GCTATTGGTGTAAACTTGCAGAACGGATATGGTTTAACAGAAACTTCACCTGTTATTGCTGCTCGGCGACTTGGTTGTGAC GTTATTGGATCTGTGGGGTATCCACTAAAGCATACAGAATTTAAGGTTGTAGATTCTGAAACTGGTGAAGTTCTTCCACCTGGTTCAAAGGGAATTTTGAAAGTCAAGGGCCCACAATTGATGAAGGGATACTACAAG AATCCTTCGGCTACAAATCGGGCCATAGATAAGGATGGCTGGCTGGATACTGGTGACATAGGTTGGATAGCTCCCCGCCATTCAATTGGGCGGAGCCGTAATTCTGGTGGTGTGATTGTCGTTGAAGGCCGTGCTAAAGACACCATTGTGCTATCATCAG GTGAAAATGTTGAACCGGGAGAACTTGAAGAAGCTTCCATGAGGAGTAACTTCATACAACAAATTGTTGTCATTGGCCAG GATAAGCGACGTCTAGGAGCTGTAATTGTTCCTAACAAAGAAGAAATCTTAAAGGCAGCTAGGGAATTGTCAATTATAGATTCCAACAGTTCAGATGTCAGTCAGGAAAAAGTGACCAAACTAATATATAATGAATTAAAGACCTG GACATCAGGGTTTCCGTTTCAAATTGGGCCAATCCTTCTAGTAAATGATCCCTTCACG ATTGATAATGGGCTATTGACACCGACAATGAAAATTCGAAGAGATAGAATTATGGCTCAATACAAGGACCAAATAGAGAATATATACAAGTAA
- the LOC131632767 gene encoding probable acyl-activating enzyme 16, chloroplastic isoform X1 has translation MPPIPFSSSNHVSSTFFSYSIHSIPRRNFTATSSFRVFCQIQSKIEKTEIRRISPLLESSGNGAVALGDWKAVPDIWRTSAENFGDKIALIDQYHDPPSTMTYKQLEDSILDFAEGLRVIGVKPDEKIALFADNSCRWLVADQGMMAIGAINVVRGSRSSVEELLQIYNHSESVALAVDNPEMFNQIAKPFYLKTSIRFIILLWGEKSNLVSEGNKEVPIYTFMEVVHFGRESRRALSESHDARQQHKFETIKSDDIATLVYTSGTTGNPKGVMLTHQNLLHQIKHLSDVVPTKVGDRLLSMLPPWHAYERACEYFIFSRGLEYIYTTVRNLKDDLGLYQPHLMVSVPLVFETLYSGIMKQISTSSLIRKHVALTFTRVSLRYMECKRVYEGKCLTRNQKSPSYLYAVLDWLWARIMAAILYPVHMLANKLVYSKIRSTIGISTAAISGGGSLPSHVDKFFEAIGVNLQNGYGLTETSPVIAARRLGCDVIGSVGYPLKHTEFKVVDSETGEVLPPGSKGILKVKGPQLMKGYYKNPSATNRAIDKDGWLDTGDIGWIAPRHSIGRSRNSGGVIVVEGRAKDTIVLSSGENVEPGELEEASMRSNFIQQIVVIGQDKRRLGAVIVPNKEEILKAARELSIIDSNSSDVSQEKVTKLIYNELKTWTSGFPFQIGPILLVNDPFTIDNGLLTPTMKIRRDRIMAQYKDQIENIYK, from the exons ATGCCTCCAATTCCTTTCAGCTCCTCCAACCATGTTTCTTCGACCTTCTTCTCCTATTCCATCCATTCCATTCCTCGTCGCAACTTCACTGCCACGTCTTCTTTTCGTGTCTTTTGCCAAATTCAATCCAAG ATAGAGAAAACTGAGATAAGAAGAATTTCCCCGTTACTAGAAAGTTCTGGTAATGGTGCTGTGGCTTTAGGGGATTGGAAAGCAGTTCCTGATATATGGAGAACTTCTGCTGAGAATTTTGGTGATAAAATAGCTTTGATAGATCAATATCATGATCCTCCTTCAACTATGACATACAAACag TTGGAAGATTCAATATTGGACTTTGCTGAGGGGTTGAGAGTTATAGGAGTAAAACCTGATGAGAAAATTGCACTTTTTGCTGATAACTCATGTCGCTGGCTTGTAGCAGATCAAG GCATGATGGCAATTGGAGCAATCAATGTGGTAAGAGGTTCAAGGTCATCAGTAGAAGAACTTCTGCAAATATACAACCACTCTGAAAGTGTTGCACTAGCTGTGGACAATCCTGAAATGTTTAATCAGATTGCAAAACCATTTTATTTGAAAACTTCTATTAGATTTATTATTCTACTATGGGGAGAAAAATCAAACCTTGTCAGTGAAGGAAACAAAGAGGTTCCAATCTATACATTCATGGAAGTCGTACATTTCGGGCGAGAAAGTCGCAGGGCATTGTCTGAGTCTCATGATGCAA GACAACAGCATAAGTTTGAAACAATAAAATCTGATGACATCGCTACTCTTGTGTACACAAGTGGTACTACTGGAAATCCGAAAGGTGTTATGCTAACCCATCAAAATCTTTTGCATCAG ATCAAACACTTATCAGATGTTGTACCTACTAAAGTTGGGGATAGATTACTAAGTATGTTGCCTCCCTGGCATGCATATGAAAGAGCTTGCGAGTATTTCATTTTCTCGCGCGGTCTTGAATATATTTACACTACTGTCAGAAACTTGAAG GATGATTTGGGACTTTATCAGCCACATTTGATGGTTTCTGTTCCTTTAGTTTTTGAAACTTTGTACAG TGGGATAATGAAGCAGATATCTACAAGCTCACTTATTAGAAAGCATGTCGCTCTGACATTCACAAGGGTCAGCTTAAGATACATGGAATGTAAACGAGTTTATGAG GgtaaatgtttaacaaggaatcAGAAATCACCTTCATATCTCTATGCAGTATTGGATTGGCTATGGGCAAGAATTATGGCTGCAATATTATATCCAGTACATATGCTGGCAAATAAACTGGTTTACAGCAAAATTCGTTCAACCATTGGAATATCAACG GCTGCAATAAGTGGTGGGGGTAGCTTACCTTCTCATGTCGACAAATTTTTTGAG GCTATTGGTGTAAACTTGCAGAACGGATATGGTTTAACAGAAACTTCACCTGTTATTGCTGCTCGGCGACTTGGTTGTGAC GTTATTGGATCTGTGGGGTATCCACTAAAGCATACAGAATTTAAGGTTGTAGATTCTGAAACTGGTGAAGTTCTTCCACCTGGTTCAAAGGGAATTTTGAAAGTCAAGGGCCCACAATTGATGAAGGGATACTACAAG AATCCTTCGGCTACAAATCGGGCCATAGATAAGGATGGCTGGCTGGATACTGGTGACATAGGTTGGATAGCTCCCCGCCATTCAATTGGGCGGAGCCGTAATTCTGGTGGTGTGATTGTCGTTGAAGGCCGTGCTAAAGACACCATTGTGCTATCATCAG GTGAAAATGTTGAACCGGGAGAACTTGAAGAAGCTTCCATGAGGAGTAACTTCATACAACAAATTGTTGTCATTGGCCAG GATAAGCGACGTCTAGGAGCTGTAATTGTTCCTAACAAAGAAGAAATCTTAAAGGCAGCTAGGGAATTGTCAATTATAGATTCCAACAGTTCAGATGTCAGTCAGGAAAAAGTGACCAAACTAATATATAATGAATTAAAGACCTG GACATCAGGGTTTCCGTTTCAAATTGGGCCAATCCTTCTAGTAAATGATCCCTTCACG ATTGATAATGGGCTATTGACACCGACAATGAAAATTCGAAGAGATAGAATTATGGCTCAATACAAGGACCAAATAGAGAATATATACAAGTAA